Proteins co-encoded in one Papaver somniferum cultivar HN1 chromosome 5, ASM357369v1, whole genome shotgun sequence genomic window:
- the LOC113278099 gene encoding uncharacterized protein LOC113278099, giving the protein MKYYQAYNGREKMYEDIFGDDAISYSHLVWYVDAIRSTNPGSCIDFQVQRDETESNKDILTDLEVEAPSNKFVRLFIAFEACISGYRYLRPMIYVDATFLTGRFRGCLMAATGINAENGFFPLAMALVPAEDNDNWEWFMRNLSNVVDHDERPITFLSDRA; this is encoded by the exons AtgaaatactaccaagcttacaatggaagagagaaaatgtatgaggatatatttggtgatgatgCCATTTCGTATTCGCATCTGGTATGGTATGTAGATGccattcgcagcacaaatcctgggagttgtattgattttcaagttcaaagggATGAAACTGAATCGAACAAGGATATTTTAACTGATTTAGAAGTTGaagcaccttcaaataagtttgtgcgtctttttattgctttcgaggcatgcatcagtggttaccgttaccttcgtcccatgatttatgtcgatgctacctttcttacagggagatttagaggatgcctcatggctgcaaccggtatcaatgctgaaaatg GGTTCTTTCCACTAGCCATGGCCCTAGTACCTgctgaagataatgataactgggaatggttcatgaggaatttgagtaatgttgttgatcatgatgaaaggccaatcacatttttatccgATCGTGCATAA